One genomic region from Corvus hawaiiensis isolate bCorHaw1 chromosome 21, bCorHaw1.pri.cur, whole genome shotgun sequence encodes:
- the TUBB4B gene encoding tubulin beta-4B chain isoform X2 has translation MREIVHLQAGQCGNQIGAKFWEVISDEHGIDPTGTYHGDSDLQLERINVYYNEATGGKYVPRAVLVDLEPGTMDSVRSGPFGQIFRPDNFVFGQSGAGNNWAKGHYTEGAELVDSVLDVVRKEAESCDCLQGFQLTHSLGGGTGSGMGTLLISKIREEYPDRIMNTFSVVPSPKVSDTVVEPYNATLSVHQLVENTDETYCIDNEALYDICFRTLKLTTPTYGDLNHLVSATMSGVTTCLRFPGQLNADLRKLAVNMVPFPRLHFFMPGFAPLTSRGSQQYRALTVPELTQQMFDAKNMMAACDPRHGRYLTVAAVFRGRMSMKEVDEQMLNVQNKNSSYFVEWIPNNVKTAVCDIPPRGLKMSATFIGNSTAIQELFKRISEQFTAMFRRKAFLHWYTGEGMDEMEFTEAESNMNDLVSEYQQYQDATAEEEGEFEEEAEEEAE, from the exons ATGAGGGAGATCGTGCACCTGCAGGCCGGGCAGTGCGGGAACCAGATCGGAGCCAAG TTTTGGGAGGTAATCAGCGACGAGCATGGTATCGACCCCACCGGCACCTACCACGGGGACAGCGACTTGCAGCTGGAGCGCATCAATGTCTACTACAACGAGGCCACAG GTGGCAAGTACGTGCCCCGCGCCGTGCTGGTGGACCTGGAGCCCGGTACCATGGACTCGGTGCGCTCCGGGCCCTTCGGGCAGATATTCAGGCCAGACAACTTCGTGTTCG GTCAGAGCGGAGCAGGAAACAACTGGGCAAAGGGCCATTATACGGAAGGTGCTGAATTAGTCGATTCTGTGTTAGATGTTGTAAGGAAGGAGGCAGAAAGCTGTGATTGTCTCCAGGGCTTTCAGCTTACTCACTCCCTGGGTGGTGGCACAGGCTCTGGCATGGGTACCCTTCTCATCAGCAAAATCCGTGAGGAGTACCCAGACCGAATTATGAATACTTTCAGTGTGGTGCCCTCCCCTAAAGTGTCAGATACTGTAGTAGAGCCCTACAACGCCACGCTGTCGGTGCACCAGCTGGTGGAGAACACGGACGAGACGTACTGTATCGATAACGAGGCGCTGTACGACATTTGCTTCAGAACACTGAAGTTAACGACCCCCACCTACGGTGATCTGAACCACCTGGTGTCGGCCACCATGAGCGGTGTCACCACCTGCCTGCGGTTCCCGGGCCAGCTCAACGCTGACCTGCGGAAGCTGGCGGTGAACATGGTTCCCTTCCCACGTCTGCACTTTTTCATGCCTGGTTTTGCCCCTCTCACAAGCCGTGGGAGCCAGCAGTACCGGGCTCTAACCGTGCCAGAGCTCACCCAGCAGATGTTCGATGCCAAGAACATGATGGCGGCGTGTGACCCTCGTCACGGTCGCTATCTGACAGTGGCCGCCGTCTTTAGGGGCCGCATGTCCATGAAAGAGGTGGATGAGCAAATGCTAAACGTTCAGAACAAAAATAGCAGCTATTTTGTTGAATGGATCCCTAATAACGTTAAAACGGCAGTCTGTGACATTCCACCTCGCGGCCTCAAAATGTCTGCCACCTTCATTGGTAACAGCACGGCCATCCAGGAGCTGTTCAAACGCATTTCTGAGCAGTTCACTGCGATGTTCCGCAGAAAGGCTTTCCTGCACTGGTACACGGGCGAGGGCATGGATGAGATGGAGTTCACAGAGGCTGAGAGCAATATGAATGACCTGGTCTCTGAGTACCAGCAGTACCAGGATGCCACAGCCGAGGAGGAGGGGGAGTttgaggaggaggctgaggaggaaGCTGAGTAA
- the TUBB4B gene encoding tubulin beta-4B chain isoform X1 produces MREIVHLQAGQCGNQIGAKFWEVISDEHGIDPTGTYHGDSDLQLERINVYYNEATGRARTHPPGSPQPPRRGSHGSPCVAGGKYVPRAVLVDLEPGTMDSVRSGPFGQIFRPDNFVFGQSGAGNNWAKGHYTEGAELVDSVLDVVRKEAESCDCLQGFQLTHSLGGGTGSGMGTLLISKIREEYPDRIMNTFSVVPSPKVSDTVVEPYNATLSVHQLVENTDETYCIDNEALYDICFRTLKLTTPTYGDLNHLVSATMSGVTTCLRFPGQLNADLRKLAVNMVPFPRLHFFMPGFAPLTSRGSQQYRALTVPELTQQMFDAKNMMAACDPRHGRYLTVAAVFRGRMSMKEVDEQMLNVQNKNSSYFVEWIPNNVKTAVCDIPPRGLKMSATFIGNSTAIQELFKRISEQFTAMFRRKAFLHWYTGEGMDEMEFTEAESNMNDLVSEYQQYQDATAEEEGEFEEEAEEEAE; encoded by the exons ATGAGGGAGATCGTGCACCTGCAGGCCGGGCAGTGCGGGAACCAGATCGGAGCCAAG TTTTGGGAGGTAATCAGCGACGAGCATGGTATCGACCCCACCGGCACCTACCACGGGGACAGCGACTTGCAGCTGGAGCGCATCAATGTCTACTACAACGAGGCCACAGGTAGGGCCCGGACCCACCCCCCAGGCTCGCCCCAGCCCCCCCGGCGCGGTAGTCACGGCTCTCCCTGTGTTGCAGGTGGCAAGTACGTGCCCCGCGCCGTGCTGGTGGACCTGGAGCCCGGTACCATGGACTCGGTGCGCTCCGGGCCCTTCGGGCAGATATTCAGGCCAGACAACTTCGTGTTCG GTCAGAGCGGAGCAGGAAACAACTGGGCAAAGGGCCATTATACGGAAGGTGCTGAATTAGTCGATTCTGTGTTAGATGTTGTAAGGAAGGAGGCAGAAAGCTGTGATTGTCTCCAGGGCTTTCAGCTTACTCACTCCCTGGGTGGTGGCACAGGCTCTGGCATGGGTACCCTTCTCATCAGCAAAATCCGTGAGGAGTACCCAGACCGAATTATGAATACTTTCAGTGTGGTGCCCTCCCCTAAAGTGTCAGATACTGTAGTAGAGCCCTACAACGCCACGCTGTCGGTGCACCAGCTGGTGGAGAACACGGACGAGACGTACTGTATCGATAACGAGGCGCTGTACGACATTTGCTTCAGAACACTGAAGTTAACGACCCCCACCTACGGTGATCTGAACCACCTGGTGTCGGCCACCATGAGCGGTGTCACCACCTGCCTGCGGTTCCCGGGCCAGCTCAACGCTGACCTGCGGAAGCTGGCGGTGAACATGGTTCCCTTCCCACGTCTGCACTTTTTCATGCCTGGTTTTGCCCCTCTCACAAGCCGTGGGAGCCAGCAGTACCGGGCTCTAACCGTGCCAGAGCTCACCCAGCAGATGTTCGATGCCAAGAACATGATGGCGGCGTGTGACCCTCGTCACGGTCGCTATCTGACAGTGGCCGCCGTCTTTAGGGGCCGCATGTCCATGAAAGAGGTGGATGAGCAAATGCTAAACGTTCAGAACAAAAATAGCAGCTATTTTGTTGAATGGATCCCTAATAACGTTAAAACGGCAGTCTGTGACATTCCACCTCGCGGCCTCAAAATGTCTGCCACCTTCATTGGTAACAGCACGGCCATCCAGGAGCTGTTCAAACGCATTTCTGAGCAGTTCACTGCGATGTTCCGCAGAAAGGCTTTCCTGCACTGGTACACGGGCGAGGGCATGGATGAGATGGAGTTCACAGAGGCTGAGAGCAATATGAATGACCTGGTCTCTGAGTACCAGCAGTACCAGGATGCCACAGCCGAGGAGGAGGGGGAGTttgaggaggaggctgaggaggaaGCTGAGTAA
- the FAM166A gene encoding protein FAM166A has translation MASYKGSSIFPRNPYHIPGYGGYVPQFTFRFGKTYGRTTHDVLMDPTVSKSHRSVLAPLDNKENLLGLHYHIEHPGYVTFQPINSLPEVPLGPQPVVTPALEEPMMAHMDPMHWRSPPDTAAPGARQTWLPQEPLRGLALHPAAEELQREVAKPPLACCLGKAAGTCQCNCGGGKMLQTGGVALPGGATADYTLPVLPVPNAIQQKAIFGYTGFIPCATDNIGMNYILSVKKAMKEFDRRQLLERNPPYTLGTRFPRTHWPDTKIYTRAGLKPFYSGFVPHLRDIYGLTYGDGTREAYRCEQRRRGLAL, from the exons CTATGGGGGCTACGTCCCTCAGTTCACCTTCAGGTTTGGGAAGACCTACGGCAGAACCACCCACGATGTGCTGATGGATCCCACTGTCAGCAAGAGCCATCGCTCCGTGCTGGCTCCACTGGACAACAAGGAAAACCTCCTTGGGCTCCATTACCACATCGAGCATCCAG GGTATGTCACCTTCCAGCCCATCAACAGCCTTCCTGAAGTACCCCTTGGGCCACAACCCGTGGTCACGCCAGCGCTGGAGGAGCCCATGATGGCCCACATGGACCCCATGCACTGGCGGAGCCCCCCGGACACGGCCGCGCCCGGCGCCCGGCAGACCTGGCTGCCCCAGGAGCCGCTCCGGGGGCTCGCCCTGCACCCCGcggctgaggagctgcagagggaggtggCCAAGCCACCCCTGGCCTGTTGTCTGGGGAAAGCAGCTGGAACCTGCCAGTGTAACTGTGGAGGGGGCAAAATG CTACAAACCGGAGGtgtggcactgccaggagggGCGACGGCGGATTACACCTTGccagtgctgcctgtgccaaATGCCATCCAGCAGAAAGCCATTTTCG GGTACACTGGATTCATCCCCTGTGCCACTGACAACATTGGCATGAACTACATCCTATCTGTGAAGAAAGCCATGAAGGAATTTGACCGACGTCAG cttttggaAAGAAATCCACCTTATACCTTGGGCACGAGATTTCCCCGGACACACTGGCCAGACACCAAAATTTACACCCGTGCCGGACTCAAACCTTTCTACTCGGGCTTTGTACCAC acCTGCGGGACATCTACGGGCTCACTTACGGGGACGGCACGCGGGAAGCTTACCGGTGTGAACAGAGGAGACGGGGACTTGCACTGTGA